From Chryseobacterium sp. H1D6B, a single genomic window includes:
- a CDS encoding glycohydrolase toxin TNT-related protein — MKHLFKYIFFIAVAFFSIACSSDRDEVDNTITTVFFKNADEFAATYDTAGTVSQTIRDQAFDLYKHGKWSELEALFKNNNLNGGWPPANGGYNIIDDVPFQAGQKFDRYSGAVGNYDGTGIPTLGGSFTSPIINGYVYTFSQRALNQPEDKYDFYYEIDVLNNLLPFKSQTADVIPWFNQVGNGKQTMWKIPIDITTGYQKTWNKLAQEGYVKITIKKSPSGKYNNLAGTVIQQ; from the coding sequence ATGAAACATTTATTTAAGTACATTTTTTTTATAGCAGTTGCTTTTTTCTCAATTGCTTGTAGCTCAGACAGAGACGAGGTTGACAACACAATTACGACTGTATTTTTTAAAAATGCTGATGAATTTGCAGCAACTTATGATACAGCCGGAACAGTAAGCCAGACGATCAGAGACCAGGCATTCGATTTATACAAGCATGGAAAATGGAGTGAATTGGAAGCTCTTTTCAAAAATAATAATTTGAATGGCGGATGGCCTCCTGCAAACGGCGGATATAATATTATTGATGATGTTCCCTTTCAAGCCGGACAAAAATTTGACAGATACAGCGGAGCTGTCGGGAACTATGATGGAACAGGAATCCCTACTTTAGGAGGAAGTTTTACAAGTCCGATAATAAATGGATATGTTTATACTTTTTCCCAAAGAGCCTTAAACCAGCCTGAAGACAAGTATGATTTTTATTATGAAATAGATGTATTGAATAATTTATTACCTTTCAAATCCCAAACTGCAGACGTGATACCTTGGTTTAATCAAGTGGGTAACGGCAAGCAGACCATGTGGAAGATTCCGATCGATATTACAACAGGATATCAGAAAACATGGAATAAGTTAGCGCAGGAAGGATACGTGAAAATCACAATTAAGAAAAGCCCAAGCGGAAAATACAATAACTTAGCAGGGACGGTTATCCAGCAATAA
- a CDS encoding nucleoside triphosphate pyrophosphohydrolase family protein, with the protein MEKIDSLNQVAEFHTTFKAPILETPQIPSQERCNLRVELLQEELNELKQAIEDNNLVEIADALCDLQYVLSGAVLEFGLGSKFVELFNEVQRSNMSKACDNEKQAEETVEFYKEKEVESFYEKSGEKYNVYRKADHKVLKNKYYSPADLKTIIDK; encoded by the coding sequence ATGGAAAAAATTGACAGCCTGAACCAAGTAGCAGAATTCCATACTACTTTCAAAGCCCCTATTTTAGAAACACCACAGATTCCTTCTCAAGAAAGATGTAACTTAAGAGTTGAGCTTTTACAGGAAGAATTAAATGAATTAAAACAGGCTATTGAAGATAACAATCTTGTAGAAATTGCTGATGCTCTATGCGACTTACAATATGTATTGAGCGGAGCCGTTCTTGAATTCGGACTTGGCAGCAAATTTGTAGAACTATTCAATGAAGTACAGCGTTCTAATATGTCTAAAGCATGTGATAATGAAAAACAGGCTGAAGAAACTGTTGAATTTTATAAAGAAAAAGAAGTAGAATCTTTCTACGAAAAATCAGGTGAAAAATATAATGTTTACAGAAAGGCAGACCACAAAGTATTAAAAAACAAATACTACTCTCCTGCCGATTTAAAAACAATTATCGATAAATAA
- a CDS encoding reprolysin-like metallopeptidase yields the protein MKKQLSMIGVLFITGISFAQTDRLWTASSQKATSSVFENKSGINNPRIYNLDINGLKNVLSKAPKRLAAGEKSQIIISFPNSEGNMENFKVKENSNFDPQLAARYPDIKSYVGEGLGDSSSTVYFSISPLGLSSMEIYGDKSAVFIEPYTKDLSSYVVYKKSDKKDDLNKFECTVIDVAQKGAAASNITAKPNADDATLRTFRLALSCTGEYTAYFGGTKANALAAMNNTMTRVNGVFEKDFAARMVLISNNDAVIYTNASTDPYAAASGMASWNSQLQSTLTSVIGEANYDIGHLFGASGGGGNAGCIGCICTNGSKGSGYTSPADSVPSGDNFDIDYVAHEMGHQFGGNHTFSHTNEGTGVNMEPGSGSTIMGYAGITSQDIQPHSDAFFHAISIQQITNNIKAKTCSVNTATGNAIPTADAGLDYTIPKSTPFMLTGTGTDANGDTLTYVWEEIDNASSSQTGASSAASATKATGPNFRSWTPTASPVRYFPRMASVLTGATTTAGTEITVEALSSVARTLNFRFTVRDNRAGGSGNNSDDAKVTVNAAAGPFIVTSQNTAATYTGGTSQTVTWDVAGTTANGVNAANVDILWSTNSGTSWTTLLAGTPNDGTQAVTIPNTATTTGRIMVKGSSHIFFDVNNANITVNAGSGGTDTIAPTAPTLAASGTTSSSTNLSWNGATDNVGVTGYDVYQGSSLIGSTASAAYTVTSLSPSTTYTFTVKAKDAAGNTSVSSNSVNVTTLAGSTVTYCTASASNTADERIGNVKFGTINNTSTGTAGYEDFTSVSTNVTRGSAYTVSVTPVWTSTTYSESYAVYIDYNQDGDFADSGELAWSKTGSTTTPAAGSITIPASAALGATRMRVMMQYSSIPSSSCGSYTYGQVEDYTVNIVSSGKGDLTDTKDLLTDIKLYPNPVENILHVSNTTSEEYKIFDMAGKLIFSGKLERGSVNVSSLIKGAYMIQIGENGKRFIKN from the coding sequence ATGGATTGAAAAATGTTTTATCGAAAGCTCCCAAAAGATTAGCAGCTGGTGAAAAATCACAGATCATCATTTCTTTTCCAAATTCAGAAGGAAATATGGAGAATTTCAAGGTTAAAGAAAATTCCAACTTTGATCCCCAGCTTGCCGCAAGATACCCTGACATTAAATCTTATGTAGGCGAAGGACTTGGAGATTCAAGCTCTACGGTTTATTTCAGCATTTCTCCGTTAGGATTATCTTCTATGGAAATTTATGGTGACAAGTCAGCTGTTTTCATTGAGCCTTATACTAAAGATTTATCATCGTATGTGGTTTATAAAAAATCTGACAAAAAAGATGATCTCAATAAATTTGAATGTACAGTGATCGACGTGGCTCAAAAAGGTGCAGCAGCAAGCAATATCACGGCTAAACCTAATGCGGATGATGCTACATTAAGAACTTTTAGACTTGCACTTTCCTGTACGGGAGAATATACAGCCTATTTTGGAGGAACAAAAGCAAACGCTTTAGCAGCAATGAATAATACAATGACCCGAGTAAACGGTGTTTTTGAAAAAGATTTTGCAGCTAGAATGGTTCTTATTTCTAACAATGATGCTGTAATTTATACTAATGCTTCTACTGATCCGTATGCTGCTGCGTCAGGAATGGCCAGCTGGAATTCTCAGCTTCAGTCTACCCTTACTTCAGTAATCGGCGAGGCTAATTACGATATCGGGCACTTATTTGGCGCTTCCGGAGGCGGAGGAAATGCAGGATGTATCGGATGTATCTGTACCAACGGCTCAAAAGGAAGCGGTTATACCTCCCCCGCTGATTCTGTTCCTTCTGGAGATAACTTCGATATCGATTATGTCGCCCATGAAATGGGACATCAGTTTGGAGGAAACCATACATTCTCCCATACCAATGAAGGAACGGGCGTTAATATGGAACCGGGTTCCGGGTCAACAATTATGGGATATGCAGGGATCACCAGCCAGGATATCCAGCCGCATTCTGATGCCTTTTTCCATGCAATAAGTATCCAGCAGATCACCAATAACATTAAAGCTAAAACATGCTCAGTAAATACAGCAACAGGAAATGCCATTCCTACCGCTGATGCAGGTTTAGATTATACAATTCCTAAAAGCACACCGTTTATGCTGACAGGGACAGGAACCGATGCTAATGGAGATACTCTTACCTATGTCTGGGAAGAGATTGACAATGCTTCTTCTTCACAGACAGGAGCAAGTTCGGCCGCAAGTGCAACAAAAGCTACGGGCCCTAACTTCAGATCCTGGACACCGACAGCTTCACCTGTAAGATATTTCCCTAGAATGGCTTCAGTTTTAACAGGAGCTACCACCACGGCAGGTACTGAAATTACTGTAGAAGCTCTTTCTTCGGTAGCCAGAACATTAAACTTCAGATTTACAGTTCGTGATAACAGAGCCGGCGGTTCAGGAAACAATTCAGATGATGCGAAAGTAACAGTGAATGCTGCGGCAGGACCTTTCATTGTGACATCACAGAATACGGCAGCAACATACACAGGAGGAACTTCACAGACTGTCACATGGGATGTTGCAGGGACAACAGCAAACGGCGTAAATGCAGCGAATGTTGATATACTTTGGTCTACAAACAGCGGAACCTCTTGGACTACCCTTTTGGCAGGAACTCCAAATGACGGAACCCAGGCAGTAACTATTCCCAATACTGCAACGACTACAGGAAGAATTATGGTGAAAGGAAGCAGTCATATTTTCTTTGACGTAAACAACGCCAATATTACAGTAAATGCAGGATCAGGAGGAACGGATACTATTGCTCCAACAGCTCCTACTCTAGCAGCATCCGGAACAACCTCCTCCAGCACAAATCTTTCTTGGAACGGTGCTACAGATAATGTAGGGGTTACAGGATATGACGTTTACCAAGGTTCATCATTAATAGGTTCCACAGCTTCTGCAGCTTATACAGTAACAAGCTTAAGTCCTTCAACCACTTATACTTTTACAGTTAAAGCAAAAGACGCAGCAGGAAATACTTCAGTTTCAAGTAATTCTGTAAATGTTACTACACTTGCCGGAAGTACGGTTACTTACTGTACAGCATCCGCAAGCAATACAGCAGATGAAAGAATCGGCAATGTGAAGTTCGGAACAATCAATAATACTTCTACTGGAACTGCCGGATATGAAGATTTCACTTCTGTATCTACTAATGTTACAAGAGGAAGTGCTTATACTGTTTCTGTAACTCCAGTCTGGACTTCAACAACGTATAGTGAATCTTATGCTGTTTACATTGATTATAATCAGGATGGAGATTTTGCTGACAGCGGTGAGCTAGCGTGGTCAAAAACAGGTTCTACTACTACCCCTGCTGCAGGAAGCATTACAATTCCAGCCTCTGCAGCGCTTGGAGCAACAAGAATGAGAGTAATGATGCAGTACAGCTCTATTCCTTCTTCGTCTTGTGGTTCATACACTTACGGACAGGTAGAAGATTACACCGTAAATATTGTTTCTTCAGGAAAAGGAGACCTTACAGACACTAAAGATCTGTTGACTGATATTAAATTGTATCCAAACCCTGTAGAAAACATTCTCCATGTTTCCAATACAACATCTGAAGAATATAAAATCTTTGACATGGCAGGGAAATTAATATTCTCAGGAAAATTAGAAAGAGGTTCCGTAAACGTAAGCAGCCTTATAAAAGGAGCTTATATGATCCAGATTGGAGAAAACGGAAAACGATTTATTAAAAATTAA
- a CDS encoding thioredoxin family protein, whose amino-acid sequence MKKFITNIVAVSSLVLAAQSYNAQKVVVNREVETQNDGKMLLGNQLKEQFLKAPYADWYVKEHDEYAIDPKAISELKKDKINTYDIIVFMGTWCEDSHRDFPRLMKILEELKYPENKLTIIAVNRKKESPTGDEGLYNIQKVPTIIVQKYNKEIGRIIEMPTTGYIERDLVEILKKDDQSVIKEIFKK is encoded by the coding sequence ATGAAAAAATTTATTACAAATATTGTTGCCGTTTCAAGTCTAGTTTTAGCTGCTCAAAGTTACAATGCACAAAAAGTGGTTGTAAACCGTGAAGTTGAAACTCAAAATGATGGTAAAATGCTCTTGGGAAACCAGCTGAAAGAGCAGTTTTTAAAAGCTCCTTATGCTGACTGGTATGTAAAAGAACATGATGAATATGCCATTGACCCAAAAGCAATAAGTGAATTAAAAAAAGATAAAATCAACACTTACGATATTATTGTTTTTATGGGAACCTGGTGTGAGGACAGCCACAGAGATTTCCCTAGGTTAATGAAAATATTGGAAGAGCTGAAATACCCTGAAAATAAACTGACCATTATTGCAGTGAACCGTAAAAAAGAATCTCCTACAGGGGATGAAGGATTATATAATATTCAAAAAGTTCCCACTATTATTGTTCAAAAATACAATAAGGAAATTGGAAGAATCATAGAAATGCCTACAACTGGGTATATTGAAAGAGATTTGGTTGAAATTCTTAAGAAAGACGACCAGTCTGTGATTAAAGAAATATTTAAAAAATAG